The genomic interval TCGCCGCCGCCCTGGTCGGCCACGGCGCAATGTGGACCGGGCGTCGGCTCGGCGCACCCATCTCGGTCAGCGCCGGGGTGGCCATCGCCGCCGTGGGGTTGGCGGGCGTGTGGCTCCTGCTCCCGGAGAGCACCGCCTACGGGATCCCGGGCCCCGGCACGCTCACGGCCGTCCGGGGGGCGCTCAGCGACGCCTGGTCCCAGTTCGGCGACGTGGTGGCGCCCACGCCGCCCACCGACGGCTTCCTCCTCGCCGCCATGGCGGGCGTCGGGATCGCCGCCGTCCTGGCCGACTGGGCGGCGTTCCGCATGCGGGTCCTGTTCGAGGCGGTCGTGCCCTCGTTCACCCTCTTCGTGTTCACGGCCACCCTGGGCGATGAAGCCCGCCGCAGCTTCATGGTGGCCCTCTACCTCGTGGCCTTGCTCCTGTTCCTCGTGATCCACCGGGCCGGCCTCGAGTCCGAGGGGTCGTCGTGGTTCGCCAGCCGGTCCCGCGGAGGGGCCGGCACCCTCGTGCAGGGAGCGGCGGCGCTGGTGGGGGTCGCCGTGGTCGCCGCCGTCGTGCTCGGGCCGCGACTGCCGGGTGCCTCGGCCGACGCCGTCCTGGCCTGGCGCGACAGCGACCGCTCCGGGGGCAGCGGGCGCCGCACCACCGTCAGCCCGCTGGTCGACATCCGGGGGCGCCTGCTCGACCAGTCCACCACCGAGGTGTTCTCGGTGCGCTCGACGACGAGGGCGTACTGGCGGCTCACCTCCCTCGACACCTTCGACGGCCGGATCTGGTCCTCCGACGCCAGCTACCAGCAGATCGGGGAGCGCGTGCCGGCCGGGAAGGACACACGCTCGCCGGCGCGCACGGTGCGCCAGGACTTCACCATCCGGGCGCTGGCTTCCATCTGGCTGCCCGCCGCCTACCGCCCCGTGCGCGTTGCGGGCATCGATGACGTGAGCTACAACCCCGATCTCGGCAGCCTGATCACCGGCCAGGACACGACGGACGGATTCACGTACCACGTCGACTCAGCCGTGCCCTCCCCGACCGGCGACGAGCTCGGCGGCGCAGGCGCCCCGCTGCCAGACGCCGAGCGGTTCACGAGGCTGCCTCCGGTGTCACGACCCGTCGCCGAGCTGGCCCGGTCCATCACCCGGACGGGCGCCACGCCCTACGAGCAGGCCCTCGCCCTCCAGAACTACTTCCGGCGGGGCTTCGTGTACGACCTCAACGCCCCCGCCGGCCACGACGAGCGGGCCCTCGAGTTCTTCCTGTTCCGGAGCCGGCGCGGCTACTGCGAGCAGTTCGCCGGCGCCTATGCCGTGCTGGCCCGATCCGTCGGGCTTTCGACGCGGGTGGCGGTGGGCTTCACCCCGGGCGAGCTGGGCGGCGACGGGGAGTATCACGTGCGGGGCCTCAACGCCCACGCCTGGCCTGAGGTCTTCGTGGCGGGCGCCGGCTGGGTCGCCTTCGAACCGACCCCGGGGCGGGGCGCTCCCGGCGCCGAGGGCTACACGGGTGTTCCCGAGGCCCAGGCCGTGCCCCAAGACCCCAGCACGGCCACCACCGCCCAGCCGTCGACGACCGTGGCACCCGACGACACCGCGACACCGTCCACCACCGCCGCCCCGGACGCCCCCGAGTCCGACGGCGGGGCCGGGCGTGATCACCGGCCGCTGTGGCGCAACCCCGTCGTGGCCGTCGTGCTGGCTGCGGCGGGGCTGGGACTGGCCGCCTGCATCGCCGTGCCGGCGGCCAAGGCCTCCCGTCGCCGGCGCCGAAGGGCCCGGGCCGCGACGCCAGCCGACCGCGTCTGGGTCGCCTGGACCGAAGCGACCGATGCGGTGGCCCGCGCCGGCGCGCCGCGCCGGGCGGCGGAGACGCTCCACGAGCACGCGGCCCGAGCGGGCACCGCCGCCGTCCTCCCGTCGACGGCGGCCACCGCCCTCGCCACCCTCGCCCGTGACGCGTCGGCGGCCAGCTACGGCGTGGGCGCCATGCCCGACGAGGTGGCCGCGCGCGCCACCGCCCACGCCGGCGAGGTGGAGTCGGCGGTCAACGCCATGGCCACCCGTCGCCGGCGCGTCGCCTGGCTGCTTGACCCCCGCCCGCTCCTACCGGAGCGACGGCCGGACCCCCCGTCGATCGCCCCCCGCCGGCGCCGGGCCGCGGACCGGGGCGCGCGCCGCTGACCGGGCGACCTGCCCACGTGTCCGTCTGCTGCCTCCCGCCGCCGGAGGACGGAAGGCTCAGGAGCTGTCGTCGCGCTTGAAGCGCTTGTTCAGCCGGTTGCGCGTGTCGCCCAGGACGTTGGGAAAGCCGCGTTCGCGCACCGTCTGGGTGAGCTCGGCCCACCCCGCCCTGCCCATCTTTCGGAAGTTGCGCTCCAGTGACAGCGCGCACATCAACATGAGCAGGAAGGCGAAGAACCCGATGATCCGGTTCGAGGCGAACGAGAGGACCAGGAGGATGAAGCCGCCGGTGAGACCGAGGAAGGCCCACTTGGCGTTGCGGCCGGCGTGGCGATAGAGCGTCGTCTCGCTGACGCCCTTGGCGAAGGCCGGGTCGTGCTCGTAGAAGCTGCGCTCGATCTCGTGGAGGATCCGCTGCTCGTCTTCCGAAAGCGGCACCTGGCCGATCCTCCTGCCTTCCCGACGCACCTCTCCGGTCAGGCCATTCTCGCGCACGCCGGACAGCACAACAACGCGTCGGATCACCGCCCGGGCACCGAGCCGCCACCGGGTCCCCACTGGTGGTCGCCCGACTGGCGGACACCCACGCCGTCGTCCCCGAGCAGGGTGGCGGGGCCGACGGCGGCGGCGCCGAACCGAGCGCGCACGCCGTCCACGGCCCGGCTGGCCTCGCGCCACGCCGGCCCGTCCTCGCCCAATCGGAGCTGGCGCCCGGCGCCGCCGGGCACGAGATTGCTCACGCTCACGCCGAGAAGGCGTATGCCCGGGCCGGCGTCCACGCCGTCCAGCAGGTCGCCGGCCACGGAGGCGATGTCGGGGCCGAGGTCGAGCCCGTCGGCCACGGTGCGGGAGCGGGTGATGGTGGCGAAGTCGTTGAACCGCACCTTCACCGTCACGGTCCGCCCGGCCAGCGAGGACCCGCGCAGCCGGGCCGCCACCGCATCGGCCTGCCGCACCACTTCGCCGTGAAGCGCGGAGCGGTCGACGAGGTCCACCGCGAAGGTCTCCTCGTGGCCCACCGACTTGGCCGGGCGCTCGGGCTCGACCGCCCTGTCGTCGCGAGCCCAGGCCAGCTCGTGGAGATGGTGGCCGTTGGCCGCGCCGAGCCACGACACCAGCGCCTCGAGCGGGACGGCCGCCAGGTCGGCGACGGTGCGCACGCCTCGGGCGTGGAGGCGCTGCGCCGTGGCCGGGCCGACCCCCCACAGCTCGGTGACCGGGAGCGGGTGCAGGAACGCCAGCTCCTCGCCGGGCCGGACGACCACGACGCCCGGTCCGGGTTCGATCCCCGCGCGCGACGCCCGCGGCTTGGCGTGGCGCGACGCCAGCTTGGCCAGGAGCTTGGACGGAGCGACGCCGACCGAGCACCGCAGCTCGGTCTCGGCCCGCACACGTTCCCTGATGAGCGATGCGATGTGCTCGGCCGGCCCGAACAGGCGACGTGCCCCGGCGACGTCGAGGAACGCCTCGTCGAGCGAAATGCCTTCCACCAGCGGAGTGAACGACGAGAAGACCTCGTGGATGCGCCGGCTGTACCCCGCGTAGCGCGACATGTCGCCGTGCACGAACACCGCAGCCGGGCACATCCGCCGGGCGCGGGCCGACGGCATGGCGGAACGCACGCCGAAGGCGCGGGCCTCGTACGAGCACGACGCCACGACGCCGCGGTCGCCCGAGCCGCCGACGATCACCGGTCGGCCCGCCAGCGACGGGTCCCGCAGCACCTCGACCGACGCGTAGAACGCGTCCATGTCCACGTGGAGGATGGTTGGCTCCGCCGGGCGACCGGCCACGGGCGCGATTGTGGCAGGGTGGCGTCCCGTCCACCGCCCAGGAGGTCGGCGTGCACCGCAACGTGAGGGCCGTGGTCGAGGCCGGCAACGTGCTCGGCATCACCGTGCGCCCGAAGGAGTTCCCCGACTCGACGCGCACAGCGGTCGACGCCGCGCTGGCCATCGGCGTCGACCTCGGCCAGATCGTCAAGTCGCTGGTGTTCTGTGTGGACGGGGAGGTCGTGGTGGCGCTCATGTCCGGGCCCAACCTCCTCGACGAGGAGAAGCTGGCAACGGCGGCGGGCGGCGAACGGGCCTGGCGCGAGGATGCCGACACGGCCCGGGAGGCGACCGGGTTCCCGGTCGGGGGCATTCCCCCCTTCGGCCACCGCGAGCCGCTGCGCGTCTTCGTCGACGTCGACCTCCTCCAGTACGACGAGGTGTGGGCCGCGGCCGGGACGCCCCACGTCAACTTCCCCGTCGCTCCCGACGCGCTGGTGCGGGCCACCGCCGGGCTGGTGTGCGACCTGGCGCGGGCGGTCGCCTGACGCCTCACACGGTGCGTGCCGCAGGCCCTACCGACCTGTGCCACGCGTGGCCGGGACGACGCGGCGGACCAGGTCCCGGATGCCCCACAGGGTGACGAGGGCCATGGCCTCCGCGACGATGAGGCCCGACATCTTGGAACCGTCGCGTTCACGGTCGACGAAGACGATGGGCACCTCGGCCAGGCGGCCGCCCGAGCGGGTCACCCGATAGGCCATCTCGATCAGGAAGCCGTAGCCGTTGGCCCGGACGCGGTCGAGGTCGATGGCCCGGAGGGCCGACGCCCGGTAGGCCCGGTACCCCGACGTGGCGTCGGACAGCGGGAGACGCAGCATGGTGGTCGCGTACTGGTTGCCCCAGCGGGACAAGGCCCGCCGGTGGGCGGGCCAGCTCGGGATGGCCCCACCGGGCACGTAGCGCGAACCGATGACCAGGTCGGCGCCGTCCTCCACCGCCCGGAGCAACGACGGCAGAGCGGCCGGATCGTGGGAGAGATCGGCGTCCATGCCGACCACGGCCTCGAAGTCGCGCTCGAGGGCCCACTCGAACCCGGCCCGCACAGCAGCGCCGAAGCCCCGGCGCCCGGTGCGGCGCAGCACCGTCAGCCCCCCCAGCTCGTCGCCCAGCTTCTCGGCCAGGTCGGCGGTGCCGTCGGGGCTGCCGTCGTCCACGACCACCACATCGGCCTCGGGAGCGGCGGCCCGCACGAGGGGCAACAGGACGGTGATGTTGCCCGCCTCCTCGTACGTGGGTATCACGATGGCGGCGCGCACGGGCGGCCAGCATACGATTCGCCGCCGTGGCACTTCCGGAGGACCGACGGCTCTCGGCCATCCCGTCGCGCACCGCCCGGGTCCTCGCCTTCACCGCCATCCTGGTCGGCGGTGTGTGCGGCGCGCTCATCGGCTCGTCGTTCGTCCGCATCCAGTGCAAGGACGACTGCACCACGGCGAGCGGGATCGCCGGTGTGGTCGGCGCACTGGTCGCCTCGGTCGGCGTGGCCGTGGTGGCCGTGCTCGTGCTCCGCGCCATGGGTGAGTGGCGGCGGATCGCCGAACTCGAAGCGGCGGAGGCGGACGACCGCGCCGGCTCCTCCGACGCCGGCGTCTGAGTTGCGTCGGGTCCCCAGGCGCGGCCCTCAGCCGGCCAGCCGCAGGATGCGGAAGCCTTCGGCGTAGGCGACCCCTGCCACCTTCCCGCCCTCCTCGGCCCGCTGGTGGACCACCTGGCGGAGCCATTCCGCCGTCTCCCCCAGCTGGCTGGCGTGGCACAGCAGGGCCTGGGCCTTGGCCTCGATGGTTGCGGTGATCTCGACCCACAGGTCCGGCTCCAGCGTCCCCGACAGGTACACGGCGTCGACCTGGTGGGCGGGCCCGGCGTCGGGGAAGTAGTGCGGGTTGGCGGCGGCCGGGGCGACCGCGTCGAGCGTGGCCCACCCCACCTCCCGATGGTCGCGGTGGTTGAAGTAGCCGGAACCGAAGAACGTGGCGGTGGGGTCGGGGCAGACGACGACCTCCGGTCGCAGCCGCCGCACCAACTCGACCAGGCGAGCCCGGAGCGCCGGCGTGTTCTCGACCGCCCCGTCCGGGAGGCCGAGCAGGTGATGGGCCGCCACGCCGAGCACGCCGGCTGCCGCCTCCGCCTCCGTCGCCCGGCGGGCGGCCAGCTCCGCCGGCTGCACGGTCGGGTCGGAGGAGCCCTTGTCCCCGCTGGCGCAGATCACCACGTGCACCTCGCATCCGGCCGACGCCCAGCGGGCGATCGTGCCGCCGCAGGAGACCTCGGGATCGTCGGGGTGGGCGTACACCGCCAGCGCCCGGGAGGGGACGTCATCAACCGCTGCGGCCATGGGGCTCCTTCGATCGGGGCGGACGGGGGTGGTGGTCCGCGGGACGGGGCCGGCCGCCCCCCCCGACGGCGGCGGCGGCGCTGCTCACGGGGCGGCGGCGATGGCGGCAATCGCCCGGTCCACGCCTGCGTCGTCGACGTCGTGGTGGGTGACGAGGCGCACCACCCCGGGGGCGATGGTGCCGGCGAGGACGCCGGCCGCCCGGAGGTGGTCGAGGAGCCGGCCCGCGTCGGCGTGGCGCCAGGTGACGATGTTCGTACGCACTCGGCCCGGATTCCCCGATCCGGGCCACCGGTCCGCCACGGCCTCCGCCAGCCGGCGGGCCCGCGCATGGTCGTCGGCCAGACGCTCGACCATGGTCCGCAGGGCGACCAGCCCGGCCGCCGCGATGACCCCGGCCTGGCGCATGCCCCCGCCCAGCCGGGCCCGCTCCGCCCGCGCCGCGGCGATCACGTCCGCCGGGCCCGCCAGCACCGACCCGACGGGGGCGCACAGGCCCTTCGACAGGCACGACATGACGGTGGTCACATGCGACGCGTAGGCGGCGGCCGGTGTGGCGGTGGCCACCTCGGCGTTGAACAGGCGGGCCCCGTCCATGTGGATGGGCAGGCCGGAGAACGTCGATCGCAGCTGGGCGAGCGCGTCCAGCGGCCACGGGGTGCCGTCGGCCGGCATGTGCGTGTTCTCCACGCACAGCAGCGCCGGGCGGGGCTGGTGGTGGGCGGCGGCGTCCAACGCCCACGCCACGTCAGCGGGCGCGATGGTGCCGTCGTCGTCGGCCAGGGCGTGCAGGCGGACGCTCGCATTGCGCTCTGCCGCGCCGCCCTCGTAGATCACGACGTGCTGGCGGGCCCCGGCAAGCACGGTGTCGCCGGGGGTCGTCAGCACCCGCAGGGCCAGCTGGTTGGCCATGACGCCGCTGGGCACGTACAGCCCGGCCGACTTGCCCACCCGATCGGCGTACGCGTCCTCCAGGAGCCGGACGGTGGGGTCCTCGCCGTAGACGTCGTCGCCCACCTCGGCCGCGGCCATGGCGGTACGCATCTGCGGCGTGGGGCGGGTGACGGTGTCCGAGCGCAGGTCCACCATCCCGCCGGCCATGGCGCGCAGGCTACGGGACGCCTGCCGGACCGGCGCGAGACTGACCGCCGTGACCCCCGCCCCCGCGCCCGTGCCGGCGTCGGAGCTCCTGGAACTGGCCCTGAAGGCGGCGACCGCCGCCGGGACCCTGCTGCGCGAGGGCCAGGGGTCGGCGCCCGCCGACGTGTCCACCAAGACGAGCCTCACCGACATGGTGTCGGAGCTCGATCGCGCCAGCGAGGCGCTCATCGCGGAGATGATCCTCGGAGCCCGGCCCGGCGACGCCATCCTGGGCGAGGAGGGCGGGCTCACCGGAGCGGGGACGAGCGGCGTGCGCTGGGTGGTGGACCCCCTCGACGGCACCACCAACTACCTCTACGGGTATCCGGTGTGGGCCGTGTCCATCGCCGCCGAAGTCGACGGTGCGGTGGTGGCCGGCGTGGTGCGCGACCCGAACCACGACGACACCTTCAGCGCCGTGCGCGACCACGGCTCGTGGTGCAACGGACGCCGCCTCGGCGTCGGCGGCGCCGAGTCGCTCGCCACCGCGCTGGTCGCCACCGGCTTCGGGTATGAAGCCGACGTGCGGTCGCGGCAGGGCCGGGAGGTCGCACACCTCCTGCCCCGGGTACGGGACATCCGGCGGGGCGGGGCGGCCGCCCTCGACCTGTGCTGGGTGGCCGACGGGCGGGTCGACGCCTACTACGAGCGGGGGCTCCAGCCCTGGGACTGGGCGGCCGGGATGCTGGTGGCTTCGGAGGCGGGCGCCACCGTCAGCGTGCTCCCGGACGGCACGGCGGTGGTGGCGCCGCCGCAGCTGCACCAGCCACTGGTGGACCTGCTCGCCGACCCGTCGGGCTGAGAGCTCAGGCGAAGAAGGGGACCGCCACCCGGCGGAACTCGTCGCCCTTCACCAGCTTGAGCTCTCCGACCGCGTCGGCCAGCGGCACGCGGACGATCTCGTTGGCCTGCAGGGCCACCATGTGCCCGAAGGCGCCGTCGTGGACGGCTTCGATGGCGGCGATCCCGAAGCGGGTGGCGAGGACCCGGTCGAACGCCGTGGGTGTGCCGCCCCGCTGGATGTGGCCGAGGATGGTCACGCGGGTCTCGAACCCGGTGCGGTTCTCGATCTCCTTGGCGACGAGGTTGCCGACGCCACCGAGACGGACGTGGCCGAACTGGTCGACGTCGCCGGACTGGAGGGCCAGGGTGCCCTCCTTGGGGGCGGCGCCCTCGGCCACCACCACGATGGTGGCGTACCGGCCCTGCTCGTGGCGGCGCGTGATGCTGGCCGCGATCTCGGCGATGTCGAAGGGCTCCTCGGGGATGAGGATCTCGGCCGCCCCGCCGGCGATGCCGGCGTAGAGGGCGATCCACCCGGCGTGGCGGCCCATCACCTCCACGACCATGACCCGGTCGTGCGACTCGGCCGTCGTGTGCAGGCGGTCGATGGCATCGACGCAGATCTGCACGGCCGTGTGGAAGCCGAAGGTGAGCTCGGTGGCGGACAGGTCGTTGTCGATGGTCTTCGGCACGCCGACCAGGGCCACCCCCTCGCCGGCCAGCTTGTGGGCCACGCCGAGCGTGTCCTCCCCCCCGATGGGGATGAGGGCGTCGATGCGGTTGGCCTGCAGCGACTCCAGCGCCC from Acidimicrobiales bacterium carries:
- the dinB gene encoding DNA polymerase IV translates to MDAFYASVEVLRDPSLAGRPVIVGGSGDRGVVASCSYEARAFGVRSAMPSARARRMCPAAVFVHGDMSRYAGYSRRIHEVFSSFTPLVEGISLDEAFLDVAGARRLFGPAEHIASLIRERVRAETELRCSVGVAPSKLLAKLASRHAKPRASRAGIEPGPGVVVVRPGEELAFLHPLPVTELWGVGPATAQRLHARGVRTVADLAAVPLEALVSWLGAANGHHLHELAWARDDRAVEPERPAKSVGHEETFAVDLVDRSALHGEVVRQADAVAARLRGSSLAGRTVTVKVRFNDFATITRSRTVADGLDLGPDIASVAGDLLDGVDAGPGIRLLGVSVSNLVPGGAGRQLRLGEDGPAWREASRAVDGVRARFGAAAVGPATLLGDDGVGVRQSGDHQWGPGGGSVPGR
- a CDS encoding inositol monophosphatase family protein, with amino-acid sequence MTPAPAPVPASELLELALKAATAAGTLLREGQGSAPADVSTKTSLTDMVSELDRASEALIAEMILGARPGDAILGEEGGLTGAGTSGVRWVVDPLDGTTNYLYGYPVWAVSIAAEVDGAVVAGVVRDPNHDDTFSAVRDHGSWCNGRRLGVGGAESLATALVATGFGYEADVRSRQGREVAHLLPRVRDIRRGGAAALDLCWVADGRVDAYYERGLQPWDWAAGMLVASEAGATVSVLPDGTAVVAPPQLHQPLVDLLADPSG
- a CDS encoding 6-phosphofructokinase; amino-acid sequence: MRVGVLTGGGDCPGLNAVIRAVVRKGERDLGDELVGFADGWKGLIDNRTLPLDVQRCRGILPRGGTILGSSRTNPYKVDGGVERALESLQANRIDALIPIGGEDTLGVAHKLAGEGVALVGVPKTIDNDLSATELTFGFHTAVQICVDAIDRLHTTAESHDRVMVVEVMGRHAGWIALYAGIAGGAAEILIPEEPFDIAEIAASITRRHEQGRYATIVVVAEGAAPKEGTLALQSGDVDQFGHVRLGGVGNLVAKEIENRTGFETRVTILGHIQRGGTPTAFDRVLATRFGIAAIEAVHDGAFGHMVALQANEIVRVPLADAVGELKLVKGDEFRRVAVPFFA
- a CDS encoding transglutaminaseTgpA domain-containing protein, producing the protein MRGLGLGPEENRMAAEATVVATAALTGLTVAVAVGMGRLFAGGDHLVPLLAAALVGHGAMWTGRRLGAPISVSAGVAIAAVGLAGVWLLLPESTAYGIPGPGTLTAVRGALSDAWSQFGDVVAPTPPTDGFLLAAMAGVGIAAVLADWAAFRMRVLFEAVVPSFTLFVFTATLGDEARRSFMVALYLVALLLFLVIHRAGLESEGSSWFASRSRGGAGTLVQGAAALVGVAVVAAVVLGPRLPGASADAVLAWRDSDRSGGSGRRTTVSPLVDIRGRLLDQSTTEVFSVRSTTRAYWRLTSLDTFDGRIWSSDASYQQIGERVPAGKDTRSPARTVRQDFTIRALASIWLPAAYRPVRVAGIDDVSYNPDLGSLITGQDTTDGFTYHVDSAVPSPTGDELGGAGAPLPDAERFTRLPPVSRPVAELARSITRTGATPYEQALALQNYFRRGFVYDLNAPAGHDERALEFFLFRSRRGYCEQFAGAYAVLARSVGLSTRVAVGFTPGELGGDGEYHVRGLNAHAWPEVFVAGAGWVAFEPTPGRGAPGAEGYTGVPEAQAVPQDPSTATTAQPSTTVAPDDTATPSTTAAPDAPESDGGAGRDHRPLWRNPVVAVVLAAAGLGLAACIAVPAAKASRRRRRRARAATPADRVWVAWTEATDAVARAGAPRRAAETLHEHAARAGTAAVLPSTAATALATLARDASAASYGVGAMPDEVAARATAHAGEVESAVNAMATRRRRVAWLLDPRPLLPERRPDPPSIAPRRRRAADRGARR
- a CDS encoding polyprenol monophosphomannose synthase, translated to MRAAIVIPTYEEAGNITVLLPLVRAAAPEADVVVVDDGSPDGTADLAEKLGDELGGLTVLRRTGRRGFGAAVRAGFEWALERDFEAVVGMDADLSHDPAALPSLLRAVEDGADLVIGSRYVPGGAIPSWPAHRRALSRWGNQYATTMLRLPLSDATSGYRAYRASALRAIDLDRVRANGYGFLIEMAYRVTRSGGRLAEVPIVFVDRERDGSKMSGLIVAEAMALVTLWGIRDLVRRVVPATRGTGR
- a CDS encoding YbaK/EbsC family protein, whose amino-acid sequence is MAPPGDRPRARLWQGGVPSTAQEVGVHRNVRAVVEAGNVLGITVRPKEFPDSTRTAVDAALAIGVDLGQIVKSLVFCVDGEVVVALMSGPNLLDEEKLATAAGGERAWREDADTAREATGFPVGGIPPFGHREPLRVFVDVDLLQYDEVWAAAGTPHVNFPVAPDALVRATAGLVCDLARAVA
- a CDS encoding DUF3040 domain-containing protein, with the translated sequence MPLSEDEQRILHEIERSFYEHDPAFAKGVSETTLYRHAGRNAKWAFLGLTGGFILLVLSFASNRIIGFFAFLLMLMCALSLERNFRKMGRAGWAELTQTVRERGFPNVLGDTRNRLNKRFKRDDSS
- a CDS encoding GntG family PLP-dependent aldolase — protein: MAGGMVDLRSDTVTRPTPQMRTAMAAAEVGDDVYGEDPTVRLLEDAYADRVGKSAGLYVPSGVMANQLALRVLTTPGDTVLAGARQHVVIYEGGAAERNASVRLHALADDDGTIAPADVAWALDAAAHHQPRPALLCVENTHMPADGTPWPLDALAQLRSTFSGLPIHMDGARLFNAEVATATPAAAYASHVTTVMSCLSKGLCAPVGSVLAGPADVIAAARAERARLGGGMRQAGVIAAAGLVALRTMVERLADDHARARRLAEAVADRWPGSGNPGRVRTNIVTWRHADAGRLLDHLRAAGVLAGTIAPGVVRLVTHHDVDDAGVDRAIAAIAAAP
- a CDS encoding PIG-L deacetylase family protein, with the protein product MAAAVDDVPSRALAVYAHPDDPEVSCGGTIARWASAGCEVHVVICASGDKGSSDPTVQPAELAARRATEAEAAAGVLGVAAHHLLGLPDGAVENTPALRARLVELVRRLRPEVVVCPDPTATFFGSGYFNHRDHREVGWATLDAVAPAAANPHYFPDAGPAHQVDAVYLSGTLEPDLWVEITATIEAKAQALLCHASQLGETAEWLRQVVHQRAEEGGKVAGVAYAEGFRILRLAG